The Theropithecus gelada isolate Dixy chromosome 18, Tgel_1.0, whole genome shotgun sequence genome includes the window tgaCTCCTAAAAAGCAGGTGAAGCTTGTGGAAAATACTATGgaatttgtacttttagtggggGGAGAGTGTCTATTTAAAGCAAGAATAAGTAAAAGACAGAGGCACTAGCTAAAAAGATACTGTAATGTTAGATGACTAAAGATTTCACTTCAGTTGCCTCCATAAAGGAGAATGATTTTTCACCAGGGAAATGATTTACCTCCTAAAAAAGGGGGTATACCCAAGCAAGTGAGGAATTAGGAAGAAAATGCCAAAACTCCTTAAGGAAATTCAATTCTATACGCCCAGGGTGTTGAAAACAGTATGTGTTTCTTAGAAAAGAAAGTAATGGTCAACAGGGGTCAGCTAACATTTACAAAACTTAAGTTATCCTGAATCGACCTCAATTTCTCATTAAGTAGGGTATTATTAGTAGTTTTAGCAAACTATAGAACCACTCATAACCTCTTAGTAATTCTACTTCagggaatttttatttataaataaagcttaagaaaaatattttaaaactggagTAAGAGCACATCACAgctgttttaaaacattaaaattaccGTATGGACATCAAAACCTCCAGATGTGCTGAGGgaagaaaaaatttatatatataaacacaaaaaatttgaGGGATTATGACTAAAACCATGCAAACATTTGCTAGTATTAAGAGAGAATTTTGAGTGATTTAACACTTATATATGGAATAAGGGtttgtttaaaagtaaaagttCAAGTTCATAACTGAAAGGAAAGTAATTAATATAACACAAGTATGGGATAGGAGCAACCTGGATAAACTGAATAGAAAAAGATCTATGTATTATGAAGTGCAGTTAATTGCGTAACGTCTCTGAAGTAGGAGTTGATGTAATTAGGCAGAATTATTACAAGCATAATGTCTGGAACAAAGGAGGCAGTCCCATAATGCTCTGTGCTGCTCAGTATGTATCTCAAAATACCAtgattaggctgggcgtggtggctcacgcctgtaatcccagcactttgggaggccaaagtgggcagatcacgaggtcaggagatcggagacctggctaatacggtgaaaccccatctctactaaaaatacaaaaaacagccagacgtggtggcaggtgcctgtaatcaacAGCTActcagagtctgaggcaggggaatcgcttctacctgggaggcagagcttgcagtgagccgagatggtgccactgcgccattgtactccagactgggtgacagagtgagacaccgtctcaaaatatttttaaaaaaaaacatgattaagCATCACATTAAAGCATTAAAGTCACTAGCCAACTAGAAAACCCAGAGGAGGGAGACCAAAGCTATGTCAtatgagaaaaacaatgaaacaattgTGGATATTCCATCTAAGAAAAAGATACGGGGAAGACAGGGTAGCTATGTCAAATAACTGAAGAGCTGTCATTTGGAAGAGGTACTAACATTACCTTTTGTTGATTCAAAGGGCAGAACTGGATTTTGAGGTAGAAATTAAGAAGGAGATAGTCTTTGGGTCAATCTTCTATCAGTATGAACTTCTAAATAATGGAATAGATTTCTATTTGTAGTAAAATTTCCTTCTCTATAAATATTCAGATAGGTATCAGATAATTATCAGACatggttttagaaaaaaaaaattcttgctgtAGATGACATTCATACAGATAATACTATCCAAAGCTCCTGCCAATTCCTATGAACTTAAggtatcaaatttttaaaattaagtttatgtGAAAGATTAATTTAGGTGAGCCACTAAAACTTCTTACATATAAATAAAGCATACCTTGGCCCAGGTTTTGGGATTTTGCCAGCCTTGAGCTCATCAATAATTTCTTCAATATCCTTAGGTGTCAAATCCtcctggaaaaaaattaacaatagtcATATtgaaattactttcttttatatcaatatatttatagagacaaggtctcactatgttgcccaggctggtctccaactcctgggcttacgcaatcctcctgcctcagcctcccaaagtgctgggattataggcatgaactaccacgcCTGGCACAAAATTACTTTCTACTGCTGAAATCTGTAAATCCCTAATGCCAGttattttattgtctgtctcAGCTCACAAGATAGTTACCAAGGCATCAACAATGAAGTAACTCCTATATATAGTACACACTGCTAAATATAATATGCAACAAGAGCTGCAGCTGAAGAGGCAATACAGCATATTGCTTTGAATTGAAACATATTTGCATTTGAGTTCCGGCTCTAACACTTACTAGCTAgtaatcttggacaagttacccAGCCTCCTCAAGTTTATTTGTAAACCTAATTCAGCATGTTTTTGAGgattaatgagaaaatatataaagtagaACAATGTCAAGGTACATACTAAATAAATGCTGTATTCTTGAAGAAACAGTAAGGTACAAAGTAGCTGTAGTAACTTGTTAACTAGATGCCTAATATCTATCCCTAAAGACCTAACTACTGCTAACTGAAAGAATATCTATCTCAGACAAATCCGTCTACAGGCTACTATATTTAGACTTAACAATGCTTCACACAAAGCCTTGATTGTCTAATTCCTATTTAAATCAAGAAATAAGTACCCAGAGGCCAAATTCTCaaggaaaaccaaagaaaaaaagtggaataTCAAGCAAACTTGGCTTCAGGGTTTCAAAGCTTAGAGGGGCAAGGGGCAAGGGACCCAGCCAGCCCCAGAGAGTCTAACAGAAGACCATATAAGCTACACAAGTTAAGGTCCCCAAAAGCTTTAACCTCAGTATAAGGGTAAACTATCCCTCAAAGAAAACTGCTAGTCTGGAACCTTTCACACCAGAGGAACAGAGGCCTAGGGTATAAGGAGAGGGGCTTTTCTGGGGCCAGCAGTAGTgccaggagcaagagagaaagcaaattcCTTCTTAAAGAAAATCTACCTTAAGTACAGTCCCTCCAAAATTTCCATAAACGAATTTCTAAGAAATATGAGCTAACAAGGTATCTTGAATTAAAATGGTGATATAATTAGGGTAGcaagcaatttttaaagaaataactagaaaatgCCATATATATGGATATTAAGAACATTTTTAGAAACTTACAGGTCAAaggaaatcaaaatgaaaaacttaaaaaaaaaatagaaacaatcaaaaacaaaaaaaactgcaaaacttGTGAGATCCAACTCAGAGGTATGataccatctctataaaaatttttaaaaagccattattATGTATTAGTATGTATTAGTATGGCTgcatacatatatagacacaatTTATGATAATGATAAAAGATATCTCTGggataaaaggaagagaaaaagatttgGGATGGAGTATTTCACCTGTATCTGTAGCTTATTTCTacaaatgatgataataatatctgaagtaaaatgtggcaaaatattaCTCTTAAGTCCTGATAGTTGGCTACACAAGGATTATTTTCTGTACTTATAtccaaattattaaatttttcataatctaaagttttaaaatttgtcttctgaagttaaatgcaaaaatgtttaaaaaaattttttaaacctgGATATTTATGGTAACCATTTCTTCTAAATGAATAATTCAGAAACCAACATCTAAGGACACaagatcaaatatttaaaatatttcaaatatgaatCATACAACTTTAACTTATATTACATGAAATACTCACATAGTAATTGTCATTTATTTGAACCATTGGTGCATTCACACAGGCCCCTAAACATTCCACTTCTATAAGAGTGAAAAGTTTGTCAGGTGTAGTCTCCCCAACCTttattcctaaaaatataaacaaacactcTAAGGACCAGGTTATATTTTAATAGTGatttggttaaaataaaaaaagaacaatttttacAGAGGTAAATTAAAAGTTTAAGactattaagttttttaaaaagaggccaggcacagtggctcaacgcctgtaattccagcactttgggaggccaaggcaggcggaacacaaggtcaggagattaagaccatcctggctaacacttgtgaaaccccatctctactaaaaatacaaaaaattagccaggcatggtggtgggcgcctatagtcccagctactcgggaggctgaggcaggagaatggcgtgaacccgggaggcggagcttgcagtgagccgagatcccgccactgcactccagcctgggagacaaagcaagactccatctctcccccccgcccgccaaaaaaaaaaaaaaagttttttaaaaagaaaaaactcctaGGCCAAATGCAGtgagtggctcaagcctataatcccagcattttgggacatcggtggtgggaggatggcttgagcccaggaatttgagaccagtctgggcaacatagggagacccagctctataaaaaaattaaaaactagtatctggtctgtagtcccagctactcaagcagttgaggcaggaggattgcttgagcccgggaggttgaggctacagtgagtcatgattgtgctactgtactccagcctgggtgacagagcaagactctctcaaaaaacaaaaaaaaccaaaaaaaacctctttatgTAATTTTAACATTCAAGGAAGTTTTTAGTGGACTTGTTCCTTTAAAAGCAATCATATTTCAGAGGACACAGTGTTTGTTGTTATACAGAAGTGCATCAGgctgtattattttcattttgattgcaATAATTAAACTACTAAAATCACAGTCACATTATCAGATTTGGTAAAGACTCAGAAAACTTCTAACGTCAAAGATTATTAAGGGATGTGAAGAAAATGGGTAGTCTCATACATTTACGGAAGGCATTTGGGAAAAATACAGCAAAGTCTGACCCTACAATTCTACTTCTTGTAAACAATCTCAGTATACAACAGGACAAGTATGCAAAGATGTGTGTACATCAAAGTAATTGTAACAGAAAAATGAggcaggccaagcatggtggctcacacctgtgatcccagcagttgggaggccaaggtgggaggactgcctgaggccaggatttcacaaccagcctgggcaacatagcaagacccctctctacaaaaacaaaaatcaattagcTGGGTTTGGCAGCATGCACCCATAGCTCCAGCTACTTAGAAGGGTGAGGTAAAAGATCACTTGatcttttaaatgcaaaaatgtttaaagaatttttttaaagcctggaTATTTATGgtaattggaggctgcagtgagccatgattgagccactgcattccagtctggtgacaaagtgagacctcaactcaaaaaaaaaaaagaaaaaaaaaatgaggcagacATATATATTGTGCTGTAGAAATACAGCCAAAATAAAGTCTAAAAAGCATGCATACACAtagtacatttatatatttaataattaaaatgatataaaatctACAACTAATATATCCAATTGTTATCAGGATTTATACCTTGATGGTTTTGGGGGTGGGGATTTTGAGCCAACTTCagctttctgttttatatatttcaatacCACCCAGCTATTTTTACAACATGCACGTACTTTATATTCAATAACAAAATAGTACTTAATTTGACATATATAGTTAGAAGTGTAGCAATAGCAGTTTTCTAGGGGAAAGTGcccctttacttttaaaatgctaCTATAATAACATCTGTTTCAAATTTCCCTTCCCAAAGCATTCTTACTATGCTTGTATCTTATTTGTTCCATGACTTCTTTAGAAGAATATGAGGACAATAATGGGTCACTTTTCAATATACCACATGCTGTCACAGAACAATAAGTGAAACAATTTTCTAAGTGAAACAATCTTCTAAACAACGAATATTTTATAACTTCTAGAAGCATTTCAAACACactgattaaaaatgaaaagattaaaaactcAGCTTTAAGAACCGAGGAAGAATAccaaataggaagaaataaagatgtggAAACACAGATCCAGTAAGATGGCACAAGTTGGAAATTTTAGATAAGAAATGTATCAAATCTAGAGAGacaattctattttttatcaATGTTACAAATATCATGTATTCCCTACCAAGCTTTTTCTGAATGGCCTCCAGTATGCTGTCAGAGTTTCGAAGCATGCAGGGTGTAGTAGTGCAGACCTGAATGTGATACTTTCCAACTGGCTTTCGATTATACATTGTATAAAAAGTTGCTACTTCATATACTCTCATTGGAGGTACTTGTAAAACTTCTGCAACCTAAAATAttaggacatttaaaaataagataattacaATGTTAGTAATGGAGCTTTATGTGTACAAAGTATAATTTCAATATTGGCTCAATTtggtaaaaacagaaaagttcttCAAGAGCAGAAAACATACTTGTCTTGGATAACTGGGAGATATAAACTCTTCAATTTTTGCAGACAGTGTACTTACACTTAAACCATACAGAGCCCAAAAGTTAATGGAGTTAACAGAACTTCCTCCTTCCACCCTACTTCTCACCTCTGTAAAAGgatattctttttctctaaaccctcaccaatttttttccaaaaagcctACATACAAATGgtacagcaacagaaaaaaaggttgaaaatcaAAGCTCACTAATTGGcccatattttaaatatgtaaactcAAAATTTTATAActctacatatatgtatacacattatCATACTTACACAATCACACACTCTTCTCCCACAATAATCCAAAACACTACTTCTATTTCATATCACAATACTTTTTTGAAAGTTGGATCATATAATCTAGTACTTTCTAACCCTTCCCATCAAGACATTAATAGAAAACAATTGTTTTGACATTCTGGTGTTCAGAACTAAGGGGATCACCAACTCAGCATGCTTTTCTTAGGGCAAGTCTGTCAGGGAAAACAAGGCTTTCTAGCTGTTTGCCAGGGCCGGTCCTTGTCTATCGTAATTTATAATTCTGTCTACAACTTTCTAGGTGACCTATTATCATTAAGACTTACGATCTGGTATTCTTAGAAATTATACATATATCCATATTCTGATATAAAAGAAGAGTGGGCATTTCAGACAAGTATGTTGAACTTTCTCATACTAGGAATTCTAAAGGAAATGTATTCTCAAAAGACGTCTAATCATGGCTCACTTGTGACAGATAAAGTAGTTGTGCTATTTCATTCGGCAGTTCTAAATCAAGGATGTATTCCCAAATCTGTGGAGCTCTCTATCAAAATATACATGCTGGAACCCTACCAAAGGAATAATTTAATAAATCTGGAATGAGACCCTGGCTCACTTGAAAAGGCTCCTTCCTGGAATTCTGCACATCTCCCTACACCTTAGTGATGGTTAAATATTAAGCTTCTGGATATTTTTTGTTGTAAGGTTGGGTGTTTCATGGGTTGGGGGGAGGGGcagtaacattaaaataaaagtccCAAATGTAAACTGCAAAGAATCTTGAGTCTATTCCCTATACCCTAAACTTCCTGCCTTTCGCCCACACAAATCCAACCCTAAATATAATAGGACAATACATAAATAcgtattttttaagagatagggtctcaccatcttgcccgggctggtcttaaactcctgagctcaagcaatcctcccacatcagcatcccgagtacctgggactacaggtgtgcaccaccgtgcctgtcttattttttaaatgttttcactttcagtttcttatttatttttagtttgctttgCTAACATGACACTCAGCAAGATTTCCAACAGGCTTATCATTATTAAAAACATGatgtttacaaaataataataaaattataattagaaaCATATACCTAAATCATTATAAAGttggctattttaatttttaaaaaatgttaagtaacttctcaagaaatatataatttattgaaaaaataaccACCTATGTTTAGTCAGGATAGTAACTCACTAAACTTGctttataacatttttcataGGGAACAAATACCAAGGATCCACACAGTGTTATAATACTATACAATGCAATAAAAGATCAATAAACTAAATCTAAAATTTGCATTTAGGATCCTAGTAGATAAATTGAGGATATTCCTATTCTCTTAGAAAGATGATAGTCTAGCCTAACAGTTATaacaaaataaagtttagaaAGTGGTAAGAATGAAGTACAACAAAATCTCTATTATAGTCGGTCAAGTAGAAAATGCATTGATTTAGAAATGAATTTAGTCCTAGTACTACCGCTTAGAAATTGTAAcataataggctgggcacagtggctcatgcctgtaatcccagcactttgggaggccaaggcaggcggatcacaaggtcaggagatcgagaccaccctggctaacagtgtgaaaccccatctctactaaaaatacaaaaaattagccggttgtggtggtgggtgcctgtagtcccagttactcaggaggctgaggcaggagaatggcgtgaacccgggaggtagtgattgcagtgagctgaaatcgctccactgtactccagcctggacgacagagtgagactccatctcaaaaaataaaataaaataaaatgaaatcgtAACGTAATAATTGGAAGAGATCTACCTAGTTCAAAACTTTCATTGCCAATGaggaagttcagagaaaaatCAGGTGTCTTAGTTCTAAGTCAAAAACACTTTCCATTATATAACACGGCTTTAATAGTTGTGTGATTCTCATCAGAATCAAACTTTGTGTATGGCACTTTATAAATGATATGCTATAATACATCACCATACAAATGtagttatttatattaatagGATATGAATAAACTTGAAATTTGGATTACTGCtgaaaactattagaaaaaatGAATCTTATATGAATAGAGTAACTTCGTATAAAATGGGTCATCCATAGCATTTCTATAGGTTGATTCCAAAGTAGAATAAACTGTATAAACATCACATATTATACAGATTTTTCTTACAGCCTACAGCCaaagatgtaaaatattaaaaatcttcagACTGTTGAGCAgatctttttttctgtaattctagtgtttaaatattacattaattttcaGAATATCTTGGTACTAAGTTATACACATTTGGAATCTTTTATCTTTCCTATGACCATttccttcaaaagaaaaaaaaaacacatataccCTCTTTCACCATAATGCCTTCCCTATTTCCTGCAAGGTTAGAAATCACCTCTATGCATTAAGGGAACgaacaaaaacacaaagataatTCAAGGAAACATACGAATGGCTAAAGGGCTCCAAAATCCTAGATTCTGACACTGGAGATGATCAGAGTAATTTCTATAAAAGGAAATTATCATACACAATCTCTTCTCTTTTGGAACTAAGGCAAAAATGAATCCAGTACCTTGTTCATAGCAGAGATGGGCAACCACCCATTCTGCCTTTGGGCTAAATCCAGGACTGGAAGAACAGCTGCTGCTTTATGGCCTTCGGGATAGTTTTTTACTATTGCCTCTATCCTCTGTGTAAAAGAAAGAACATCATTTTCCACATCTAGAAAATATTACCTATTTGGTACATTAATTATAATGTTAATTTAGCCATACCTTATAGTTTTCTGGTGTGAAATCAAATGGAGTATCAGGGTTATTTTCAGGAGTATCTCTGTGctacacaacaaaaaaagtttttcagaATTATCCGAATTCTCTCAAGTGTGAATAACACTGTACATTACTATACTATTACTTATTGTTTAATCTCTCCATTTTAATTCCAACATGATATATAGCACCCTATCCTTCCATCAAAAAGAATGACTAAACACACATTTGATGAGTATGATTACCAAAGTAaagttagaatttaaaattttacaaagaaccatttaaagaataagaaaagcacCTTTAggaacaaaaaacccaaacaacaaaaAGTGTTATCCAGCTTCATTAGAGAATAAGATCTTCTGATAGAATTACCAAAACATTACCAATTATTGGAAGCCtttatgaaattaaaacacaaaattttaaatgtgaacaTGTGTATTTTCCCAAAAGAGAGGGTATCAGATTGTCAAAGGGATCTGGGATCCAAAAGGGTTAAGACCCATTACTTTAGGAGGGTACAAAaggaccatctcaaaaaaaaaagaaaaaaaagcaccatCTCTTTCCCACGTTTTCCATAATAGCCAACAGCAAGaagctttatttcttcttaaaagagCAGACACAGGCCCTCTTCAAAAACGGACAAGAAATGGCATGTCAACAGGAAATCAAATGAGTCACACTGAGATTAACACTTACGATCAATTAATGTTATGTATGTGTGGTGAATACAGAAATGAATCTCTTGATATGTTAACTCTCAGAGTTCTGCTTTTTAAAGGACATAAaccaaaagaggaaagaaaacagaaactctaGACAATGATCTCAAATATGTGGCCAATTTGATGATTGATATGTAGCAGGAAGCTACTTCTTACACCACTAACTAAATCATCACACAAGTCCACTATATTTCCTTCACACAAGAGTAATCCCTGAAAACTGCACCTTGTCAGAAAAGGGAGATACAGTATCTTATCCTTTCCAAATTGTGCAACTAATCTGGGGAGTTCATAGGCTTCTATCTATAGTGAAAACTCcggaaactaaaaatataaagaccagCTGCTAATCTAGTTACTACATTACTAAAACCCATAAGTTTCAAACTAGTGTCATTTTGGGATTCAACAAGTTACAATCTTCAAACCCTTAGTAAGCCAACATGACTGAGAACCCAGAGTGTGAGGAGAATCAGGTTAGGGCTCACACAGTAATTTCACTGGAAATAAATTCTTATTCCCAGAGTTTTCCTGCTACTAATTTAAACTCATGAGGTTCAACTGGAACTACACGTCTTTTGAAATGTAGTAAATTCAATTAGCTATATGTAAATTCCCACAATTTTAGACAACGGTATTTAAGATCTTTTGGATTTTTACAATGGATTTACCCAAATTTCCAAGTCTTTTCTTTCCAAAGAAATGTAAGTAATTACTTACCACAAATAAAGCTCCTCCAGCTCCATTTTGCATAGCTGTCTTATGTAAATTCCTTACATGTCTtccctaaaatttaaaattttaaggaagTTTAGTAAATCACAGCCTTACAAATTTTTTCATAAATACTTTAGgattcataatttaaaacaatggaATCAACTTATAAAAGATCTTAAGAAATATGGTATACTACCCTACCCATCTCTATTTCAGGAGAGGTATTTTCCAAATGGAGATTCAAAGGCAAGATTCACCCGCCTAACATCACACACACGAGTCAATAGGAGAACCAGGACAACCCAGATCTGCTGAGTTGTGTACCTTCCTGCCATGCTCTGCTGGCATGCATTTGGTGAATTAATGTACTATTAACTTCTTGACTT containing:
- the NDUFV2 gene encoding NADH dehydrogenase [ubiquinone] flavoprotein 2, mitochondrial isoform X2, which codes for MFFSAALRARAAGLTAHWGRHVRNLHKTAMQNGAGGALFVHRDTPENNPDTPFDFTPENYKRIEAIVKNYPEGHKAAAVLPVLDLAQRQNGWLPISAMNKVAEVLQVPPMRVYEVATFYTMYNRKPVGKYHIQVCTTTPCMLRNSDSILEAIQKKLGIKVGETTPDKLFTLIEVECLGACVNAPMVQINDNYYEDLTPKDIEEIIDELKAGKIPKPGPRSGRFSCEPAGGLTSLTEPPKGPGFGVQAGL
- the NDUFV2 gene encoding NADH dehydrogenase [ubiquinone] flavoprotein 2, mitochondrial isoform X1 — encoded protein: MQFHHVDRAGLELLTSSDTLALASQSAGITASWGRHVRNLHKTAMQNGAGGALFVHRDTPENNPDTPFDFTPENYKRIEAIVKNYPEGHKAAAVLPVLDLAQRQNGWLPISAMNKVAEVLQVPPMRVYEVATFYTMYNRKPVGKYHIQVCTTTPCMLRNSDSILEAIQKKLGIKVGETTPDKLFTLIEVECLGACVNAPMVQINDNYYEDLTPKDIEEIIDELKAGKIPKPGPRSGRFSCEPAGGLTSLTEPPKGPGFGVQAGL
- the NDUFV2 gene encoding NADH dehydrogenase [ubiquinone] flavoprotein 2, mitochondrial isoform X3; amino-acid sequence: MFFSAALRARAAGLTAHWGRHVRNLHKTAMQNGAGGALFVHRDTPENNPDTPFDFTPENYKRIEAIVKNYPEGHKAAAVLPVLDLAQRQNGWLPISAMNKVAEVLQVPPMRVYEVATFYTMYNRKPVGKYHIQVCTTTPCMLRNSDSILEAIQKKLGIKVGETTPDKLFTLIEVECLGACVNAPMVQINDNYYEDLTPKDIEEIIDELKAGKIPKPGPRHLDASLVSQLEVLPL